One part of the Cottoperca gobio chromosome 14, fCotGob3.1, whole genome shotgun sequence genome encodes these proteins:
- the LOC115018564 gene encoding odorant receptor 131-2-like: protein MLYANQSLTNVTAEQQYVGLLERVLFSTLTTVPCCVFLFINGTMLFTLRSKTVFRETSRYILLFNLLSADTVQMALSQLLYLLATCRVTLTYPVCGVLVLLANLTSVISPLTLVVMSLERYVAVCYPLRHSTIITIRNTAVAIIVVWAVSSLNILARVILMLDFPFEDLESLQMKDFCSEISLYIGPKSDDYDNVYTCVLFVSASVAIISSYIGVMIAARSASTDKASARKARNTLLLHLVQLGLSLSATIHNPLLIAISKTAMRIVLVRIQNVFYVFIIILPRCLSALIYGIRDHTIRCVLVYHLCCRLKLLSSDWPS from the coding sequence ATGTTGTATGCAAATCAATCTCTGACTAATGTCACTGCTGAACAGCAGTATGTGGGGTTACTGGAAAGAGTGTTATTTTCCACTCTGACTACAGTGCCatgctgtgtgtttctcttcattaatGGAACCATGTTATTCACCTTGAGGAGTAAAACAGTGTTTCGTGAAACCTCCCGATACATTCTTCTGTTTAACCTCCTTTCAGCAGACACTGTACAGATGGCACTGAGCCAGTTACTGTACCTGCTGGCTACTTGTAGAGTAACGCTGACATATCCTGTGTGTGGTGTTCTTGTCCTACTCGCCAATCTCACATCTGTAATCTCTCCTCTCACGCTGGTGGTGATGTCTCTGGAGAGATATGTAGCTGTGTGCTACCCACTGAGGCACTCTACCATCATTACCATCAGAAACACAGCAGTGGCTATTATTGTGGTTTGGGCCGTCAGTTCACTAAATATCCTCGCTCGAGTTATTTTAATGTTAGATTTTCCATTTGAAGACCTGGAGAGCCTGCAGATGAAAGACTTTTGCTCTGAAATATCCTTGTATATTGGCCCAAAGTCTGATGATTATGACAACGTCTACActtgtgtgttgtttgtatcAGCTAGTGTGGCAATAATTTCCTCCTATATTGGTGTGATGATAGCAGCCAGGTCAGCCTCCACAGACAAAGCTTCAGCTCGTAAGGCTCGTAACACCCTGCTGCTGCATCTGGTGCAGCTGGGCCTCAGTCTGTCTGCAACTATACACAACCCCTTGCTTATCGCCATCTCAAAAACTGCTATGAGGATAGTACTTGTGCGCATCCAGAATGTTTTTTACGTGTTTATAATCATTCTCCCCAGATGTCTGAGCGCTCTCATCTATGGCATCAGAGATCACACTATCAGATGCGTCCTTGTGTACCATCTCTGCTGTCGACTGAAACTCTTATCCTCTGACTGGCCTTCATAA
- the LOC115018828 gene encoding LOW QUALITY PROTEIN: olfactory receptor 2AK2-like (The sequence of the model RefSeq protein was modified relative to this genomic sequence to represent the inferred CDS: deleted 1 base in 1 codon): protein MALAQLLYLLAACRVTLTYPVCGVLVLLADLTFVISTLTLVVMSLERYVAVCYPLRHSTIITIRNTAVAIIVVWAFSSLNIITQVILLLDFPFKDLESLQMKDLCAKENMFHRSDDYDKAYTLVLFVSASVAIISSYIRVMIAARSAATDKASARKARNTLLLHLVQLGLSLSATMHNPLLIAISKVLNRIVFVRIRIVVYVFINIFPRCLSALIYGIRDQTIRPILLYYLCCRLKLSVITARAKSIMSAQTNFTVGQRTRGILEIVLFSAPITVPCCVFLFINGTMLFTLRSKTVFRETSRYILLFNLLSADTVQMALSQLLYLLAACRVTLTYPVCGVLAMLADLTGVISPLTLVVMSLERYVAVCYPLRHSTIVTIRNTAVAIIVVWAFSSLNILAQVILMLDFPFKDLESLQMKRFCAKENIVLGPRSDDYDKAYTLVLFVSASVAIISSFIGVMIAARSASTDKASARKARNTLLLHLVQLGLSLSSTIQNPLLIAISKITDRITILRIQSILYVFVILFPRCLSTLIYGIRDKTLRSILVHRLCCQLKLPIIPAKAEVSH from the exons ATGGCATTGGCCCAGTTACTGTACCTGCTGGCTGCTTGTAGAGTAACGCTGACATATCCTGTGTGTGGTGTTCTTGTCCTACTCGCTGATCTAACATTTGTAATCTCTACTCTCACGCTGGTGGTGATGTCTCTGGAGAGATATGTAGCTGTGTGCTACCCACTGAGGCACTCTACCATCATTACCATCAGAAACACAGCAGTGGCTATCATTGTGGTTTGGGCCTTCAGTTCACTAAACATCATAACGCAGGTTATTTTACTGTTAGATTTTCCATTTAAAGACCTGGAGAGCCTGCAGATGAAAGACTTGTGTgctaaagaaaacatgtttcataGGTCTGATGATTATGACAAAGCCTACACTCTTGTGTTGTTTGTATCAGCTAGTGTGGCAATAATTTCCTCTTATATACGTGTGATGATAGCAGCCAGGTCAGCC GCCACAGACAAAGCTTCAGCTCGTAAGGCTCGTAACACCCTGCTGCTGCATCTGGTGCAGCTGGGCCTCAGTCTGTCTGCAACTATGCACAACCCCTTGCTCATAGCTATCTCGAAGGTCCTAAACAGGATTGTATTTGTGCGCATTCGGAttgttgtttatgtgtttattaacaTCTTTCCCAGATGTCTGAGTGCTCTGATCTATGGCATCAGAGACCAGACCATCAGACCCATCCTCTTATACTATCTATGCTGTCGCCTGAAACTCTCAGTCATCACCGCCAGGGCTAAA TCTATCATGTCAGCTCAGACCAACTTCACTGTTGGACAGCGGACACGGGGAATACTGGaaattgtgttgttttctgctCCAATTACAGTGCCatgctgtgtgtttctcttcattaatGGAACCATGTTATTCACCTTGAGGAGTAAAACGGTGTTTCGTGAAACCTCCCGATACATTCTTCTGTTTAACCTCCTTTCAGCAGACACTGTACAGATGGCACTGAGCCAGTTACTGTACCTGCTGGCTGCTTGTAGAGTAACGCTGACATATCCTGTGTGTGGTGTTCTTGCCATGCTCGCTGATCTAACAGGTGTAATCTCTCCTCTCACGCTGGTGGTGATGTCTCTGGAGAGATATGTAGCTGTGTGCTACCCACTGAGGCACTCTACCATCGTTACCATCAGAAACACAGCAGTGGCTATTATTGTGGTTTGGGCCTTCAGTTCACTAAATATCCTCGCAcaagttattttaatgttagATTTTCCATTTAAAGACCTGGAGAGCCTGCAGATGAAACGTTTTTGtgctaaagaaaacattgtgctTGGCCCAAGGTCTGATGATTATGACAAAGCCTACACTCTTGTGTTGTTTGTATCAGCTAGTGTGGCAATAATTTCCTCCTTTATTGGTGTGATGATAGCAGCCAGGTCAGCCTCCACAGACAAAGCTTCAGCTCGTAAGGCTCGTAACACCCTGCTGCTGCATCTGGTGCAGCTGGGCCTCAGTCTGTCTTCAACTATACAGAACCCCTTGCTTATCGCCATCTCAAAAATTACTGACAGAATAACCATCTTGCGCATCCAGAGTattctttatgtgtttgttattCTTTTTCCCAGATGTCTGAGCACTCTCATCTATGGCATCAGAGACAAGACCCTCAGATCCATCCTTGTGCACCGTCTATGTTGTCAACTTAAACTGCCCATCATCCCTGCCAAGGCTGAGGTCTCACATTGa